ATGTATTATGGAAAAGATGTAGAAATAAGAAATTACATAACGCATATTGGTAATTCCTCTTTTACAATAGGTCATGAGGCCTGGCAGGACGGAGAACTTAAAGCTAAAGGAAAAGCAGTACTTGTACACTTTGATTTTATTAATCAAAAAGCAGTGCCTATTCCCGGATCTATAAGGTCTCAACTAAAAGAACATTTGGTAATTGAAGAAAATTCTAAATAAATGATTATTAAGGGGGATTTAAATGCTTTTTACAGAAGATACAATTGGAGATTTCCTTGAAAAAATGGTTGAAAAGAATCCAGACCAGGAATTTATGGTCTATCCAGATAGAGACCTTCGATTTACTTATAAACAATTTGATGATCGCGTAAATATGCTTGCAAAAGGCCTGCTTTCCATCGGAATTACTAAAGGCGATCATGTAGGAATTTGGGCATTA
The nucleotide sequence above comes from Methanobacterium sp.. Encoded proteins:
- a CDS encoding thioesterase family protein codes for the protein MFIETVTPRFGDADGLRHINNIALVEWFEVGRNPIFRMFTPDLDLSYEKWKLILVRTEFDYLGQMYYGKDVEIRNYITHIGNSSFTIGHEAWQDGELKAKGKAVLVHFDFINQKAVPIPGSIRSQLKEHLVIEENSK